One region of Flavobacterium pisciphilum genomic DNA includes:
- a CDS encoding nucleotidyl transferase AbiEii/AbiGii toxin family protein, whose product MWELLQRLMKDEKLKEFNLVGGTALSLMIGHRLSIDLDLFSTQDFDVQSMLAHLSSEHPVTIRDLFDNTMLLNIGKVKVDILAHKYPWQEPVQTEQGIRLVSLHDIGAMKLHAIFQNGTRIKDFVDMYFLLEHHPLKTYLDAYQNKYNGNPALASHSLLHHENIDHEEKVKLLKGKETNWNKMNQRLKIAVFNPSFNFSEPKNQIPPPKKGRGFRR is encoded by the coding sequence ATGTGGGAACTTCTCCAAAGGCTTATGAAAGATGAAAAACTGAAGGAATTTAATCTTGTAGGAGGTACTGCCCTAAGCCTGATGATAGGACATCGATTAAGTATCGATTTAGACCTATTCTCCACACAGGATTTTGATGTTCAGTCTATGCTTGCTCATTTAAGTAGTGAACATCCTGTTACAATCAGGGATCTATTTGACAATACAATGCTTCTAAATATAGGTAAGGTTAAAGTAGATATTCTAGCCCATAAATACCCATGGCAAGAACCTGTTCAAACCGAACAGGGAATCAGACTTGTATCTTTACATGACATAGGTGCTATGAAACTCCATGCTATATTTCAAAATGGCACAAGAATAAAAGATTTTGTGGATATGTACTTTCTTTTGGAACATCATCCCCTTAAAACCTATTTAGATGCTTACCAGAACAAATACAATGGAAATCCCGCACTGGCTTCTCATTCCTTACTCCATCATGAAAATATAGACCACGAAGAAAAAGTTAAACTCCTGAAAGGAAAAGAAACCAACTGGAACAAAATGAACCAGCGCCTAAAAATAGCAGTTTTTAATCCTTCTTTTAATTTTTCCGAACCAAAAAATCAAATTCCTCCACCCAAAAAAGGACGTGGATTTAGAAGGTAA
- a CDS encoding DUF6922 domain-containing protein, with protein sequence MDRVFFWDFDIDAMDFDKAYKTIIARIIERGGQDEMDEIVRFYGHEKVIRTIRDEIYFLPNYAIDRALKFFPELKKEEMYCYLNRMDKPYHWI encoded by the coding sequence TTGGATCGGGTCTTTTTTTGGGATTTCGATATAGATGCTATGGACTTTGATAAAGCCTACAAAACTATTATTGCCCGTATCATAGAACGTGGAGGACAGGACGAAATGGATGAAATCGTACGTTTTTATGGTCATGAAAAAGTTATCAGAACTATTCGTGACGAAATCTATTTCCTTCCCAATTATGCCATTGACCGTGCTTTAAAATTCTTTCCCGAACTCAAAAAGGAAGAAATGTACTGCTACCTCAACCGCATGGACAAACCATATCACTGGATTTAG